Proteins encoded in a region of the Pocillopora verrucosa isolate sample1 chromosome 11, ASM3666991v2, whole genome shotgun sequence genome:
- the LOC131795325 gene encoding serine/threonine-protein kinase PAK 1-like encodes MEDEHEPIKAIEKPSIKRVTSEIYNNNNTSGYVSDSSENDVIVDTEVSESVTSQRSVLNNSSNQFSGLTAGGSTSGKCDETIDADISKPAVPERSDLENLWSQLSSLTTSESQAPHHGTVSLLKQLSGNKTSSDLEGSLQFPSPPKHSPIYNEEYKSASPIEMDAIDSMSSQSSLCSNSYLCSLASFDLPSMLRNDDEENILWPLKEEFSLNDECKFEEGVDYHLSVDIGTGAYGKCYLATVRGVDTEEERVVCVKKCEYKRNELLALSLARTNKIAEIVEFYGAIMKGKTVCIFMEYMAGGTIAELIKDRKISEMESLRFLEVVLKALEFLHCKGIVHRDIKGDNVLLDLEENGFLSAKLADFGSAESATMEREYRRSFDVWRTGCLLLEMLNRERPLRLIDERALQRQNSCKPEEFIPSEAMDVTKGLLRLLFGLDGSFPTAAAVLRHSEAFPVTELLNRLTKESQSLEKST; translated from the exons ATGGAAGATGAACATGAACCGATCAAAGCTATAGAGAAGCCCTCTATTAAAAGGGTAACAAGTGAGAtttacaacaataataacacTTCTGGTTACGTCAGTGACTCCAGCGAAAATGATGTCATCGTCGATACAGAAGTTTCTGAATCTGTAACTTCACAGAGAAGTGTTTTAAACAACTCGTCGAACCAGTTCTCTGGTTTGACAGCAGGAGGGTCAACAAGCGGTAAATGTGATGAGACCATCGATGCAGATATTTCAAAACCCGCAGTCCCAGAGAGAAGtgatttggaaaatttatggagCCAGCTCTCTAGTTTAACAACTAGTGAGTCACAAGCACCACATCATGGAACCGTCTCATTGCTGAAGCAGCTTTCTGGTAACAAAACATCCAGTGACTTAGAAGGCTCACTTCAATTTCCTTCCCCGCCGAAACACTCTCCTATATACAATGAAGAGTACAAGTCAGCTTCGCCTATCGAAATGGATGCCATCGATTCAATGTCGTCGCAATCGAGCCTTTGTTCCAACAGTTATTTGTGTAGTCTGGCGTCATTCGATCTTCCTTCCATGCTTCGAAACGATGATGAAGAGAACATTCTCTGGCCGCTTAAG GAAGAATTCTCCCTCAATGATGAGTGTAAATTTGAGGAGGGTGTTGATTATCATCTTTCCGTAGACATAGGAACAGGAGCATACGGAAAATGCTACCTTGCCACTGTTCGAGGGGTTGATACCGAGGAAGAAAGGGTTGTTTGTGTCAAAAAG TGTGAATATAAGAGGAATGAACTTCTGGCCCTCAGTCTTGCAAGGACGAATAAGATTGCAGAAATTGTTGAGTTTTATGGTGCtataatgaaaggaaaaactgtCTGCATTTTTATGGAGTATATGGCAG GCGGAACCATTGCTGAGCTGATTAAAGATCGGAAAATTAGTGAAATGGAGAGTCTTCGTTTCTTAGAGGTCGTTCTTAAAGCTCTAGAATTCTTACATTGCAAGGGGATCGTACACAGAGACATTAAAG GAGATAATGTTCTTTTAGACTTAGAAGAAAATGGATTTCTTTCTGCTAAGTTAGCAGACTTTGGATCTGCAGAAAGTGCAACTATG GAACGCGAATACAGACGTTCATTCGATGTCTGGAGAACTGGCTGCCTGCTGTTGGAGATGTTGAATCGTGAAAGACCCCTTCGTTTGATCGAC GAAAGAGCTCTTCAGAGACAGAACTCCTGCAAGCCAGAGGAATTTATTCCCTCTGAAGCCATGGACGTGACGAAGGGACTCTTACGACTTTTGTTCGGATTGGATGGCAGTTTTCCTACAGCTGCAGCGGTGTTAAGGCATTCAGAAGCTTTTCCTGTGACAGAGTTACTAAACCGCCTTACTAAGGAATCACAAAGTCTAGAAAAATCCACTTAA